The Paenibacillus sp. FSL H7-0357 nucleotide sequence CCAGTTTATCGAGATACACTCCGTCTGCGGTGAGGCCGACAACGTGGCCGAAGAAATAAGCAACGAACAACGCGCCTGCCAGGTTGCTGAGCGTGATCAGCACAAGGTTCTTGATGACTTCCCAGAAGGAAATCTTCTTCGCAATAAATGCCAGCGGCACGGCCATCATATTGCCTGTCAGCAGTTCCCCGCCGGCCAGCAGCACCAGGATCAGTCCTACCGGGAACACCGATGCCCCGATAAAGTTTGCGATGGAGCCCCATTCCGCCGGAGCACCGGCAATGACACGAATATCCAGTAAAAATCCGAGCGCAATAAACGCTCCCCCCAGAAAACCGAGAATAAGTACGGTGGCAAGCGGGTTGTGAGCCTTCTTGATTCCGTTCTCTACCGTTACCTCGGCAATCTGCTGCGGTTTGTTATAAGCCATGATTCCTATCCCCTTTTAATACTTAAAATTTGTTCCTTTATGCCATTGTAGCGTGATCGCAATCACATTTACGTGATAAAAGTCACGTCTAGGAAAACTAAGTGAAAGTTTTCACTGACATGTCAAATTTACCTTATCTACACAATTCAGATTAACTTAATCACAAAAACATTTCTCGCCATACATCCCATATCACGCTAAATATTCGGGCCGATTGTACCGATAGTGGAGTAAAAGAGGTGGTGATCGTGTTCCCGTAAACACAGGAAAAAGCACATACATATTGATAGACAACCTGAGGCGTGTCAGCCTGGCACTGCTATGTCTGATCCTAATCGGAACTGCTGCTGTCACTCCAGCTGCAAGGGCAAATAGCGCTCCATTTGTGGATACTGAGCGCAGCTATGCCCATCAAGAAATTGCACAGCTGTTCTCCAGAGGGATCGTTCAAGGCTATGGCAACGCAACGTTCAGACCCTATCAGCCGATTTCTATTGCAGAGATGGGCACCATGATGTCAAGGGCATTATCCATTCCCATTCCTAGTTCGGACTATCCGCTAACAACGGAAGCGGCACCGAATTGGGCCATCCCCTCCATACGCTCGCTTTTGTCTGCTGGCATTATACAAGACCAGACAATAGCATGGAGAGGTGAATTAACACGCGAGAGCTTGGCAGTATGGTATATCCGGGCCTTTGGAGTGTATGACCAGGTCCAAAAACAAGGGGATATGGCTTCGTTTAAGGATAGTCACTCTATCTCGGAAGAAGCCCAAACAAGCGTCTGGGCAGCCCAGCAGCTCGGGCTGTTCCAAGGAGATGAATATCAGCGGTTTAACCCAAAGCAATCCGTTGACCGTCAAAGCGCAGCTATGGTAACTGCTCGTGCATGTCTTCTGCTTGAGGATGCCAACCGTATACAAGATTTGCTTGAGCCTGGTAGTGACTTGCCTGATTATCCTGAAGTCCCCAAAGGCGCACCTTTAGAAGATAGCGAGATCGCTTATCCAAACGCTTCTTCTACAGATCTCGTAACACCAGTTTCACCGGCTTCACCGGATCCAACAATGGTTCCATCGGCTTCACCGAATCCAACGCCGGTTGCATCGGCTTCACCAGTTCCAACACCGGGGCCATCCGCTTCACCGGCTCCAACACCGGGGCCATCCGCTTCACCGGCTCCAACACCGGTGCCATCCGCTTCACAGGTTCCAACACCGATTCCATCGGCTTCACCGGATCCAACAATGGTTCCATCGGCTTCACCGAATCCAACGCCGGTACCATCCGCTTCACCGGCTCCAACACCGGGTCCATCCGCTTCACCGGATCCAACACCGGTGCCACCGGCTTCACCGAATCCAACACTGGTGCCATCGGCTTCACCGGCTCCAACATCGGTGCCATCCGCTTCACAGGTTCCAACACCGGTGCCATCCGCTTCACCGAATCCAACACCGGTGCCATCCGCTTCACCAGTTCCACCAAAGGTTCCATCGGTTTTACCGGTGCCACCAAAGGTTCCATCGGTTTCACCGAATCCAACACCGGTGCCATCCGCTTCACCGGCTCCAACAACGGTGCCATCGGCTTCGCCAGATCCAACACCGGGTCCATCGGCCTCACCGGATCCAACAACGGTGCCATCCGCTTCACTGGCTCCAACAACGGTGCCATCCGCTTCACCAGCTCCAACAACGGTGCCATCCGCTTCACCGGCTCCAACAACGGTGCCATCCGCTTCACCGGCTCCAACAACGGTGCCATCCGCTTCACCGGCTCCAACAACAGTGCCGCCAGTATATGAGGCAGTGGATTCTGTACAGGTAACCACCGATACAATTGACGTTTCGTTTAATGTATCTATGGAGGATTGGAAGCTGGCTTATGTGACCTTGGATGTATACGGAAGCGAAATCATGCCGGAGCATTTGCCGCCAGACCTCAAAGTGCTGGTTACTGATGATTACTCTGTACTGGCAGAGGATGGGACGGTAGCAAACTTTTATAACATCCCGAAGCCTGGGACTATGATCCATGGTCGAATCCTGCTCAGTTCCGAGATCGCCGACTTTAGCATCATCAGCAACTTCGAGCTTGAGGTACTATCGCCTCAATACAATTCAACAGCTTATTTCACTGTATCCTTGTTGCTGGAAGATACAGGAGCAAACGCTACAACAGTTGCCGAAATGCAAACCATGCGGAATACACTGGCAACTATTGATCCCGATTTGCGGGTAACCTGGGCCATGGACAACCGATTTGTGTTCGATGATGCACAGCGCCCTCAATTGCAACAGGTGCTTAACTACGTGGATCTATATGGAGATGAGGTAGGGATCGCATCCGGCTATCCGAATGATAATTTCAACCTGGCCCAATGGATTGTAGAGATGAACTCGTGGCTGTACATGTACAGATATAATGCGCTCAATTCCCTGCACCAGGGGGGCACCAACGGAGATAGCTCCGTATGGGAGAGTATTCCTGACAAGTATCGTCCCAAGTCACTGTCCACCTATGCCATCAATCCCGAGCAGGCTGCCTGGTTAAAAGACAACTTCCGGATCGATGCGTTTATGGGCTGGGCTGCAACACAGTATAATGTAGGCCAATTGTCTGCTGAAGGATCACCGCTGATGCCATACTGGGCACATACCGCTAATCCGATGCTGCCCGCACAGGATGCTGCTACTAACAGTAACAATGTATTTATGAATGCCCTAAGCATAGATCCCATCGGCTCCCGCTATATTACAGGGGCATCCAGATGGACATTGCATCCGGCGGATCCGTTTGTAAACGATACGAAGGCAGAACCTCAGCTGCATCTGGCCTCTCAGTATCTCAACAATCCTTTTCAGAACAGAAATACGGTTAATTACCTCTCACTGGTAATTGGTACCAATTGGGTGATGAGGTCACCCAACCTATTCGCAACCTGGCAGGACTTCATCAGCAGGTTCCCGAAAGATGCCGGCGTTGAAATATTGGGTGTTCATGGACTGGCAGAGATCTACAAAACAAAAACAGCCCACAGCAATGAACATTCAGAGTTCACTCTGATGTTCCGGGGGGCTGGATACACTACGGTCAGTGGAGAGAATTCTCCGGGGGATTTAAGGTATCTGTGGACAGAAACTGCAACAGAGCGTATTATCCTTGCCAAAAGAGACGGAGCCCCCCTCTGGAGCATCATTGACTTCACCGATTACTCCAGATCGCCTGTTACCAAGCTTCCATATACGTCCAATGGAGCGGCGGACGATATAAGCTACATCACAGGGAGAAACTACAAGCTGACTCCCGCGGCTCCGTTAACCTCAACAGAAATCGAACGTATCCGTGCCCGGCTGGATATCATTGATTTCCATGAAGATATCGACTACCAATGACCAATAAGCCATGCCAAGTGGAAACGGCTTCGCCGTCCTCAAAAGGACGGTATCCGTTTCAGCGAGAAATAGAAGGATAATTTATAGCGTGAAGCATATAAATTCTTATCTTTTTAAAAAAAACACGCCCTGCCAACCTTTTCGAAGGATTGGACAGGGCGTGTTTTCTTAGCTGTTATACCGTCACTGTTTCTTTATGTGTCACACTCTTTGGCAATGCCTGAAGGCCGGCAGTGTTCAGGAAGTTCCACGGCTTGTTGTAATGCGGCTGGAAGAAGAAATCAATGAAGGCCAGCTGATCCACCGTCATTTTGTTCTGGATGCAGACAGACACGGTATTGATCGACTGTGTCAGATCCATCTTGGACATAATCTGCGCTCCGAGAACCCGGCGGGTGGCGCGGTCAAATACTACTTTTAACTGAACCTGCTCAAAAGTCGGCATAAACTCCGGACGGTAGTTGTCGATCAGCAGCACGCTCTCGATATCCATGCCTTCGGCTTTGGCCGCGTCTTCCGTCAGTCCTGTTCCGGCGATGTTATCCTCATAAATCTTAATCCCCGATGTTCCCTGCGTACCCATGTATGGGATCGTATTCGCCACCAGGTTGCGCGCTACCAGTGTTCCCATACGTACGGCATTCGTAGCCAGCGGAATATAGGCATGTTTGCCGGTTGGGTTATAATGAATCGCACAGCTGTCGCCGGCGGCATAGACATCCGGGAGGCTGGTCTGCATATAATCATTGACGATAATCGCCCCGTTAGGCAGCATATCCACTTGCCCTTTCAGCAGCTCTGTATTCGGACGGAACCCGATGCAGAGAATAACCAGATCGGTCTCATGCTCCCCTTTGCTTGTGATCACCTTGGTCACTTTACCGTTCTCTCCGGCAAACGAGCTGACCTTCTCACCGAGCGCCAGCTTGATGCCGTGATCCTCCAGTGTCTGCTGGATCGGTGTAGTGAATTCTTCATCCAGATATTTGCTCAGGATCCGGTCCTCACCATCGATCAGCGTA carries:
- a CDS encoding formate/nitrite transporter family protein, whose amino-acid sequence is MAYNKPQQIAEVTVENGIKKAHNPLATVLILGFLGGAFIALGFLLDIRVIAGAPAEWGSIANFIGASVFPVGLILVLLAGGELLTGNMMAVPLAFIAKKISFWEVIKNLVLITLSNLAGALFVAYFFGHVVGLTADGVYLDKLVDMAEHKIDATFLQAFVSGIGCNWLVALAVWLSYGADNFSGKILGIWFPTMAFVAIGFQHVVANMFLIPAAIFEGHFTWAQYFGNFAPVWLGNLTGGAIFVAAAYYMAYLRKGPAAVQSVEGVSSVGVKKHA
- a CDS encoding FAD-dependent oxidoreductase — encoded protein: MKVAVIGCTHAGTAAIVNTAQLYPDAEITVYERNDNISFLSCGIALYVGGVVKDPQGLFYSSPEKLAELGVNTKMRHEVINVDTARKTLKARNLANGQEVEDTYDKLIMTTGSWPIVPKLEGMELDGILLSKNYNHSNTIIEKAQQVDRITVVGAGYIGVELVEAFQMNGKQVTLIDGEDRILSKYLDEEFTTPIQQTLEDHGIKLALGEKVSSFAGENGKVTKVITSKGEHETDLVILCIGFRPNTELLKGQVDMLPNGAIIVNDYMQTSLPDVYAAGDSCAIHYNPTGKHAYIPLATNAVRMGTLVARNLVANTIPYMGTQGTSGIKIYEDNIAGTGLTEDAAKAEGMDIESVLLIDNYRPEFMPTFEQVQLKVVFDRATRRVLGAQIMSKMDLTQSINTVSVCIQNKMTVDQLAFIDFFFQPHYNKPWNFLNTAGLQALPKSVTHKETVTV